Proteins from a single region of Methanotorris igneus Kol 5:
- the artE gene encoding archaeosortase family protein ArtE, whose protein sequence is MVNLDKWIRTILKFFILTPIVYVIMKPLEDFLIKYVAFHSYLILKMFEPCYLEDSVIHLSNLSIEIIGVCTGVTLMAIYISLVVVTAKNFKEFFIGSLVGLFLIYLGNVLRICLIAFIGTHESYNIQTIHDIISYIDVPITVFASILWLKIQNLMDKSNKISKKIKKIKED, encoded by the coding sequence GTGGTAAATTTGGACAAGTGGATAAGGACAATTTTGAAGTTTTTCATCTTAACACCTATTGTATATGTTATTATGAAACCCCTTGAAGATTTTTTGATAAAGTATGTTGCCTTTCATAGCTATTTGATTTTGAAAATGTTTGAGCCGTGTTATTTGGAGGATAGTGTAATCCATTTAAGTAATTTGTCGATTGAAATTATTGGCGTATGCACAGGAGTTACTCTAATGGCAATATACATTTCATTGGTTGTCGTTACCGCAAAAAACTTTAAAGAATTTTTTATAGGTTCTTTAGTAGGTTTATTTTTAATTTATCTTGGAAATGTCCTTAGAATATGTTTAATTGCCTTTATTGGGACTCATGAAAGTTATAACATTCAAACAATACACGACATAATTAGTTATATAGACGTTCCAATAACTGTATTTGCTTCAATACTTTGGTTAAAAATACAAAATTTAATGGATAAAAGCAACAAAATATCAAAAAAAATAAAAAAGATAAAAGAAGATTAG
- a CDS encoding DUF5400 domain-containing protein, which translates to MNEVIMLVSLSVIFGAMLSGFATFRMTGMRLMPHFASLIIAFILTLASLFVDNNIVFYSAIAFQIIAPITICGTICNILKTQFQNTGIYSSHLALMGMLFILAIGNLFI; encoded by the coding sequence ATGAATGAAGTTATAATGCTTGTATCTTTATCAGTTATATTTGGTGCTATGTTATCAGGATTTGCTACATTTAGGATGACAGGGATGAGGTTGATGCCTCACTTTGCATCTTTGATAATTGCATTTATATTGACATTGGCATCATTATTTGTAGATAATAACATTGTATTCTATTCAGCAATTGCATTTCAAATAATTGCTCCAATTACAATCTGTGGGACAATATGTAATATCTTAAAAACCCAATTCCAAAATACGGGAATCTATTCATCCCATTTGGCGTTGATGGGAATGTTGTTTATTCTTGCAATTGGAAATCTATTTATCTAA
- a CDS encoding sulfurtransferase TusA family protein, translating to MIREISVKGLRSPSLLVDRVLEKMKDGILVIETDGEEQIKDIENLMKKIGYKMETDGNVVKIMVGEIKADKTINVVGATCPGPIMMVSDMLDKMNVGEVLEIIAGKNALTDLTEGLKGAGHEVLSVEELGDGNYRILIKKGEKKAEAVASVTIDELFIINTTGTGNAEKAYATFMMADIAKKMNLKPTIFLMMDGASLALKGECDKVKHPDFPKLGDLVRMAIKNGIKVYVCELSAKFRGINEKNLEDGFEIAGAPTFLNYLSKPNVRPVWL from the coding sequence ATGATAAGGGAAATATCAGTTAAAGGGCTAAGAAGTCCATCTTTGTTAGTTGATAGAGTTTTAGAAAAAATGAAGGACGGAATTTTAGTTATTGAGACAGATGGAGAAGAACAAATCAAAGATATTGAAAATTTAATGAAAAAGATTGGCTATAAAATGGAAACAGATGGAAACGTGGTGAAAATTATGGTCGGGGAAATAAAGGCAGACAAAACAATAAATGTCGTAGGAGCTACATGTCCAGGCCCAATTATGATGGTTTCAGACATGTTGGATAAGATGAACGTTGGGGAAGTATTGGAGATAATTGCTGGGAAAAATGCCTTAACTGATTTAACAGAGGGATTGAAAGGGGCTGGACACGAGGTTTTATCTGTTGAGGAACTTGGAGATGGGAATTATAGAATATTGATTAAAAAAGGAGAGAAAAAAGCAGAAGCAGTTGCATCAGTGACTATTGATGAATTGTTCATCATAAACACAACTGGAACAGGGAATGCAGAAAAGGCCTATGCTACATTCATGATGGCAGACATTGCTAAAAAAATGAACTTAAAGCCAACAATCTTCTTAATGATGGATGGCGCAAGTTTGGCATTGAAGGGAGAGTGTGATAAAGTTAAACATCCTGATTTCCCAAAATTGGGGGACTTAGTGAGAATGGCAATAAAGAATGGAATAAAAGTTTATGTTTGTGAATTGAGTGCTAAGTTTAGAGGAATCAATGAGAAGAATCTTGAAGATGGATTTGAAATTGCAGGAGCTCCAACATTCTTAAACTACTTATCAAAACCTAATGTAAGGCCAGTCTGGTTATAA
- a CDS encoding MJ0307 family thioredoxin produces the protein MVKVEVFTSPMCPHCPAAKRVVEEVAKEVSGIEVEHVDVMKEPERAAKYGIMAVPTIVIDGEVTFIGAPTKEALIEEIKKRM, from the coding sequence ATGGTTAAAGTAGAAGTATTTACATCACCAATGTGTCCACATTGTCCAGCGGCAAAGAGAGTCGTTGAAGAAGTAGCAAAAGAAGTTAGTGGGATTGAAGTGGAACATGTCGATGTCATGAAAGAACCTGAGAGAGCGGCTAAATATGGTATAATGGCAGTGCCAACAATTGTTATTGATGGAGAAGTTACGTTCATCGGTGCTCCTACAAAAGAGGCATTAATAGAGGAAATTAAAAAAAGAATGTAA
- a CDS encoding transposase — MSGRKTKRKGYWKAYDKRFKIFNIKYTYDFVSFIINILLPYKEKRKVGRPLAISYNEYIATLIIKHIFRISLRDLETLSDYLHKKHIDSSTYGKAFQRIKISDLTKIIVGLHLIIANSLKSSVIIYIADSTGVHLLRVYCERIRVVNNEIKKVKYRVFDKMHVLACYYKDYGLISIVMVKWDNGYSSDSKNLLKMIKSLDFVKGAIILLDGGYDDEDLLRELLSIDLIPIVKTKEFKWDYGISKIRKKVKKLFDKKLYKIRGVIEAIFGGLKTKFRLTLNEKLPESRCRATLAVAIVHNILTLMRVISIRE, encoded by the coding sequence ATGAGCGGCAGAAAAACCAAAAGAAAAGGATACTGGAAAGCCTACGATAAGAGGTTTAAGATATTCAATATTAAGTACACTTATGATTTTGTTTCATTTATTATAAATATTTTACTTCCATATAAAGAAAAACGCAAAGTAGGAAGGCCTTTAGCTATAAGTTACAATGAATATATAGCTACTCTAATAATAAAACACATTTTTAGAATTAGTTTAAGAGATTTAGAAACTCTTTCCGATTATTTACATAAAAAGCATATAGATAGCTCCACATACGGAAAAGCTTTTCAGAGGATTAAAATAAGCGATTTAACTAAAATAATCGTTGGATTACACTTAATTATTGCTAATTCGTTAAAATCATCGGTTATAATTTACATAGCTGATTCCACTGGAGTCCATTTATTAAGAGTGTATTGTGAAAGAATCAGAGTTGTGAATAATGAAATAAAAAAGGTAAAGTATCGGGTTTTTGACAAAATGCACGTATTAGCTTGCTATTATAAAGATTATGGATTAATTTCGATTGTTATGGTAAAATGGGATAATGGATATAGTTCAGACAGTAAAAACTTACTAAAAATGATAAAATCTTTAGATTTTGTGAAAGGTGCGATAATATTGTTGGATGGTGGTTACGATGATGAAGATTTACTTAGAGAGTTGTTATCCATAGACCTCATTCCAATAGTTAAAACAAAAGAGTTTAAATGGGATTACGGTATTTCTAAAATCAGAAAGAAAGTTAAAAAATTGTTTGATAAGAAACTGTATAAAATTAGAGGGGTAATAGAAGCGATATTTGGAGGGCTAAAAACTAAATTTAGATTAACTCTAAATGAAAAACTACCTGAAAGTAGATGTAGAGCTACTTTAGCAGTAGCAATCGTTCATAATATTTTAACACTAATGAGAGTTATTAGTATTAGAGAGTAA
- a CDS encoding DUF169 domain-containing protein, whose amino-acid sequence MSIKEKGAKLKELLGLEGSAVAVKLAKTKDEIPAGYEELGEEKRHCEMIQIARKEGKKFYAPKEKHSCKGGAYAIGVVQDAPEPLKTGKLYHKLGNFATEEGAVRTVEAIPRVKEEIYASVYAPLEEADFTPDSIVVICTPKQGLRLAQALLYKNGGRFQADFSGIQSLCADAVAAVKVRGVANATFGCNGSRKYAGIADKEVIFAFPADDLDNVIEALEHFKNVWG is encoded by the coding sequence ATGAGTATAAAAGAAAAAGGTGCAAAATTAAAAGAACTTTTAGGTTTAGAAGGTTCAGCAGTTGCTGTAAAATTAGCAAAAACAAAAGATGAAATTCCAGCAGGATATGAAGAACTTGGGGAAGAGAAGAGACACTGTGAAATGATACAAATTGCAAGAAAAGAAGGGAAAAAGTTCTACGCTCCAAAAGAAAAGCATTCCTGTAAGGGAGGGGCTTATGCAATTGGCGTTGTTCAAGATGCTCCGGAACCATTGAAAACTGGGAAATTATACCACAAATTAGGAAACTTTGCTACAGAGGAGGGGGCAGTAAGAACAGTTGAAGCAATTCCAAGGGTCAAAGAAGAAATATATGCAAGCGTTTATGCACCATTGGAAGAAGCTGACTTCACTCCTGATTCAATAGTTGTTATCTGCACACCAAAGCAAGGTTTAAGATTGGCACAGGCGTTATTATACAAGAATGGAGGAAGATTCCAAGCAGATTTCTCTGGAATTCAGTCATTGTGTGCTGATGCAGTTGCAGCGGTTAAAGTTAGAGGAGTTGCAAACGCTACATTTGGATGCAACGGTTCAAGAAAATATGCAGGAATCGCAGATAAAGAAGTTATCTTTGCATTCCCAGCAGATGACTTAGATAATGTGATTGAGGCATTAGAACACTTCAAAAATGTCTGGGGGTAA
- a CDS encoding HIT family protein produces MCIFCKIVNKEIPAKIVYEDEDTMAFLDINPRNKGHTLVIPKKHYETLDEMPDEELAKLMKAVKKVVEILKPLNFDGYNIINNNKPAAGQEVPHVHFHIIPRYQNDGDVVKFGEVKKIDLDEVEKIIKQ; encoded by the coding sequence ATGTGTATATTTTGCAAAATAGTGAATAAAGAAATCCCTGCAAAGATTGTTTATGAGGATGAGGATACTATGGCGTTCTTAGATATAAATCCAAGAAATAAGGGGCATACATTGGTAATTCCAAAAAAGCATTATGAAACTCTTGATGAGATGCCAGATGAAGAGTTAGCAAAGTTGATGAAAGCTGTCAAAAAAGTTGTTGAAATTTTAAAACCATTGAACTTTGATGGATACAACATAATAAACAATAACAAACCTGCTGCTGGTCAAGAAGTTCCACATGTGCACTTCCACATCATCCCAAGATACCAAAATGATGGAGATGTTGTTAAGTTTGGGGAAGTTAAAAAGATAGATTTGGATGAAGTTGAAAAAATAATAAAACAATGA
- a CDS encoding permease: MDAIYLLNVAIQTLIDYLNLNRVIALTIAFFMAGGIASMINKNFIIKYFGPDTPKHISYLVASVSGCLLAVCSCTILPLFAGIYKRGAGIGPATTFLFSGPAINVLAIFYSAALLGWGIGFTRAVFAILLSILIGLSMELIFKSHENKRRFRIGKANSISTRPGYQTAIFFLIQLAMLLIITASPKLVPILSVPLYGGFLVKHLLTIIFAVVLVVVVKKWFKTDEIKAWLRETFILTRMVVPLLLIGIAIAGILKAVIPPELIGQYVGGNSIMANFVASLIGALMYFATLTEVPIIKSLMELGMGVGPAMALLLAGPSLSIPTVLTISRILGVKKALTYLGLVVIFSTIAGLIAGLIL, from the coding sequence GTGGATGCGATATATTTGCTAAATGTGGCGATACAAACTTTAATTGATTATTTGAATTTAAACAGGGTTATAGCACTTACAATTGCCTTCTTTATGGCGGGTGGAATAGCATCAATGATAAACAAAAACTTCATAATAAAATACTTCGGCCCAGATACACCAAAGCACATATCCTACTTGGTTGCATCTGTAAGTGGATGCTTACTTGCAGTGTGTTCATGCACCATCTTGCCTTTATTCGCTGGGATATACAAAAGAGGGGCAGGAATTGGTCCAGCAACAACCTTTTTGTTTTCTGGGCCTGCAATAAATGTCCTTGCGATATTCTACTCAGCAGCATTGCTTGGCTGGGGGATTGGATTTACAAGGGCTGTGTTTGCGATATTGTTGTCTATACTGATAGGCCTATCAATGGAGCTCATATTCAAATCCCATGAAAATAAAAGAAGGTTTAGAATAGGAAAAGCAAATAGCATATCAACAAGACCTGGATATCAAACTGCAATTTTCTTCCTAATACAACTTGCAATGCTTCTGATAATTACCGCTTCACCTAAGTTAGTGCCAATTTTAAGTGTTCCATTGTATGGTGGATTTTTGGTTAAGCATTTATTAACAATTATCTTTGCAGTAGTTCTTGTAGTAGTTGTAAAAAAATGGTTCAAAACAGATGAGATAAAGGCATGGTTAAGAGAAACCTTCATTCTCACAAGGATGGTTGTGCCGTTGTTGTTGATTGGTATAGCAATAGCGGGAATTTTGAAGGCAGTTATACCACCTGAATTAATTGGGCAGTATGTTGGTGGAAATTCAATAATGGCAAACTTTGTGGCATCATTAATAGGGGCTTTGATGTATTTCGCTACTTTAACCGAAGTGCCAATCATAAAATCATTGATGGAATTGGGTATGGGTGTTGGGCCTGCAATGGCTCTCCTTTTAGCAGGTCCAAGTTTAAGCATTCCTACAGTCCTCACAATCTCAAGAATCTTGGGGGTTAAAAAGGCATTAACTTACTTGGGACTTGTTGTTATATTCTCAACTATTGCAGGTTTAATTGCAGGCCTAATACTCTAA
- a CDS encoding ATP-dependent DNA ligase: protein MLWKDVCEIYNKIENTTKRLEKRDYFIKLIDKVKHSGKPKDLKKICYLTIGRVFPEYDERELGIGSKLLIGAIVSTGIKEKELLEKIKETGDIGLAIEKLKSSIKQVSLFTKPLEVDEVYETLRKVAEIEGEQSQKKKLRHISSLFLRASPIESRYLARVILEDMRIGMNIPTIIEALSLYFNVPKEKLERIYAVTNDIGLLAEKLMEEDLDSEELKLRVFRPIKPMLAQLVPSIKDAINEMKMPQFETKYDGARVQIHKKDGKVKIYSRRLEDVTNAIPEIREAIEKLEADNFIIEGECVAIDTSTGKPRPFQDILRRFRRKYDIDKMMKEINLRVYLFDVLYYKGREFIDLPLSERRKTLEEILGIENDWRKDREKIERELKSKKIIDISYKLITDDVEEAEEFYKWSLGIGHEGVMIKNLDAIYTPGSRVRTMYKFKPTLENLDVVITKAKRGMGKRKDWFGSYEISVRDEEGNLYSIGHVGTGLTEDDLERLTKMINEIIIEDLGEEVVVEPKIVVEVAYEEIQKSDKYPCGYALRFPRIVRFREDKSVNDINTLDDVKRIYEIQHKAVETV from the coding sequence ATGTTATGGAAGGATGTCTGTGAGATATATAACAAAATAGAAAACACTACAAAAAGATTGGAGAAAAGGGACTATTTTATAAAATTAATTGACAAAGTTAAACATAGTGGAAAACCTAAAGATTTAAAGAAAATTTGTTATTTAACAATTGGAAGGGTTTTTCCAGAATATGATGAGAGAGAACTGGGAATAGGTTCAAAGTTATTAATTGGTGCTATAGTATCAACTGGTATAAAGGAGAAGGAATTATTGGAAAAAATAAAAGAAACTGGAGATATTGGTTTGGCAATAGAGAAATTGAAGTCAAGCATAAAGCAAGTATCTTTATTTACCAAGCCCCTCGAAGTTGATGAGGTTTATGAAACACTGAGAAAAGTTGCTGAAATTGAGGGGGAACAATCCCAAAAGAAGAAACTTAGACATATATCAAGTTTATTTTTGAGGGCGAGCCCTATTGAGAGTAGATATTTGGCAAGGGTAATTTTGGAGGATATGAGAATTGGAATGAACATTCCAACAATTATTGAGGCATTATCGCTCTATTTCAATGTTCCAAAAGAAAAATTAGAGAGAATTTACGCAGTAACAAATGACATTGGATTGTTGGCAGAGAAGTTAATGGAAGAGGATTTGGATAGTGAAGAGTTGAAACTAAGGGTATTTAGACCTATAAAGCCAATGTTAGCTCAATTAGTGCCATCAATAAAGGATGCAATAAATGAGATGAAGATGCCCCAATTTGAGACAAAGTATGATGGTGCAAGGGTGCAAATCCACAAAAAAGATGGAAAAGTTAAGATTTACAGTAGGAGGTTAGAAGATGTTACAAACGCTATCCCAGAAATAAGAGAGGCAATTGAAAAATTGGAAGCAGATAACTTTATAATTGAAGGGGAGTGTGTAGCAATTGATACATCAACTGGAAAACCAAGACCTTTCCAAGATATTTTAAGGAGGTTTAGGAGAAAGTATGATATTGATAAAATGATGAAGGAAATAAACTTGAGGGTTTATCTTTTTGATGTTTTATATTATAAGGGTAGAGAATTTATTGATTTGCCTCTAAGTGAAAGGAGGAAAACATTAGAAGAAATTTTAGGCATAGAGAATGATTGGAGAAAAGATAGAGAAAAGATTGAAAGAGAACTCAAATCCAAAAAAATCATCGATATATCATACAAATTGATAACTGATGACGTTGAGGAGGCAGAGGAATTTTATAAGTGGAGTTTAGGTATTGGTCATGAGGGTGTGATGATTAAGAATTTAGATGCCATCTACACTCCTGGGAGTAGGGTAAGGACGATGTATAAATTTAAACCTACATTAGAGAATCTTGATGTTGTAATAACAAAGGCAAAGAGGGGAATGGGTAAAAGAAAGGATTGGTTTGGTTCTTATGAAATATCTGTTAGGGATGAGGAGGGGAATTTATATTCAATTGGGCATGTTGGGACTGGTTTAACGGAGGACGATCTGGAGAGATTAACGAAGATGATCAACGAAATAATTATTGAGGATTTAGGAGAGGAGGTTGTCGTTGAGCCAAAGATTGTTGTTGAAGTTGCTTATGAGGAGATTCAAAAATCAGATAAGTATCCCTGTGGTTATGCTTTAAGATTCCCAAGAATCGTTAGGTTTAGAGAAGATAAATCTGTAAATGATATAAACACATTAGATGACGTCAAGAGAATTTATGAAATTCAACATAAAGCCGTTGAGACTGTTTAA
- a CDS encoding nucleoside recognition domain-containing protein: MDLEFYLNALINTLKISTLYTVKISIIVLITMFIVNYIMNTGIMKKVSDLLSPILKRLKINPLSISSILACFFSPTVGYSILAEGLKENKINEKEIIGTSLANSFPSVLSHTFTFFIPVVIPILGITGVLFVLIRLGVAFTKTIIGFLYLSIISKDCNFEMPNIGKMDKKENVKKSFKSTLRFAKRLIPVMFFMMTLVVYLSKIGFFDYVKRFVEPITNFLHLNPNVGILALTEIMNVHAAIVMAGGFLNEGILSSKEVLIGLIIGNVITLSSRYAKHSLPLHVSLFGAKLGTKIVIINAAITLLLDILIIIWLLLFHN, translated from the coding sequence ATGGATTTGGAGTTTTATCTCAATGCTTTAATAAACACCTTAAAAATATCTACACTCTACACAGTAAAAATATCCATTATTGTTTTAATAACCATGTTTATTGTTAATTATATCATGAACACTGGCATTATGAAAAAAGTTAGTGATTTATTATCTCCAATTCTAAAAAGATTGAAAATAAACCCTCTTTCAATATCTTCAATCTTAGCATGCTTTTTTAGTCCTACTGTTGGATATTCAATTTTAGCGGAGGGGTTAAAAGAAAATAAAATAAATGAAAAAGAGATTATTGGAACATCATTAGCAAACTCTTTCCCATCTGTGCTATCACATACATTCACGTTTTTTATTCCTGTTGTTATTCCAATTTTGGGTATTACTGGAGTTTTGTTTGTTTTGATTAGGTTAGGAGTTGCATTCACAAAAACAATAATTGGGTTTTTGTATTTGTCCATTATATCAAAAGATTGTAATTTTGAGATGCCAAATATCGGTAAAATGGACAAAAAAGAAAATGTAAAGAAGTCGTTTAAAAGCACTTTGAGGTTTGCTAAGAGGTTGATTCCGGTAATGTTCTTTATGATGACATTGGTTGTCTATTTATCAAAAATTGGGTTTTTTGATTATGTTAAGAGATTCGTTGAGCCAATAACGAATTTTTTGCATCTGAATCCTAATGTTGGAATTTTAGCGTTAACTGAGATTATGAATGTCCATGCAGCAATAGTTATGGCTGGTGGATTTTTAAATGAGGGAATTTTGAGTTCAAAAGAAGTTTTGATTGGTCTAATTATTGGAAATGTTATAACCCTTTCAAGTAGATATGCTAAACACTCCCTACCTTTACATGTTTCTTTGTTTGGAGCTAAATTAGGGACTAAGATAGTCATTATTAATGCGGCAATAACTTTATTATTGGACATTTTGATAATAATATGGTTGCTACTATTTCATAACTAA
- a CDS encoding adenosylcobinamide amidohydrolase: MRRKETIKVKIVKEKVLDMDDWRAYKISHTVEIENDAEKTKTLIIEFENKRRVLSTREGFKEVKYVGNHSVPVPFWDKVHNYKDYESHVLNEIGIKKEDIALLSTGANMDNLAVAKEEFDEFYVIAFTTAGAKYNAIRLGDEEADYIEKDFKTYKIVDGKLIPKEKVGTVNIILITNANLTDGAMVRAIITITEAKTNAFQELNIRSTKHPELLATGTGTDNVVVVKGFGRGVDYTGGHTKMGEMIAKAVKRSVIEALIKQDGIKK, from the coding sequence ATGCGTAGAAAAGAAACTATTAAGGTGAAAATTGTGAAAGAGAAAGTTTTAGATATGGATGATTGGAGGGCATATAAAATTTCCCATACAGTTGAAATTGAAAATGATGCTGAAAAAACAAAAACATTAATAATTGAGTTTGAAAATAAAAGGAGGGTTTTATCAACAAGAGAAGGATTTAAGGAAGTTAAATATGTTGGAAATCATTCAGTTCCAGTTCCATTTTGGGATAAAGTTCATAATTATAAAGATTATGAGAGCCATGTTTTAAATGAAATTGGAATAAAAAAAGAAGATATTGCATTACTATCAACTGGAGCAAATATGGATAACTTAGCAGTTGCAAAAGAAGAGTTTGATGAATTTTATGTTATTGCTTTTACAACCGCTGGAGCTAAATATAATGCAATAAGGTTGGGGGATGAGGAAGCTGATTATATAGAGAAAGATTTTAAAACATACAAAATAGTTGATGGAAAGCTAATACCAAAAGAAAAGGTAGGGACAGTTAATATAATTTTAATAACCAATGCAAATCTAACAGATGGGGCAATGGTAAGAGCAATAATAACAATAACTGAAGCAAAAACAAATGCCTTCCAAGAGCTAAATATAAGAAGCACAAAACATCCAGAGCTTTTAGCTACTGGAACTGGAACAGATAATGTTGTGGTTGTCAAAGGTTTTGGTAGGGGAGTTGATTATACTGGAGGGCATACAAAGATGGGAGAGATGATAGCTAAAGCTGTAAAGAGGAGTGTAATAGAGGCATTAATTAAGCAGGATGGAATAAAAAAGTAA
- a CDS encoding FmdE family protein, whose amino-acid sequence MNISEMSKRVGIKKEDFEKVLDFHGCLSPGVLIGMQMFSLAKKVLDIDEKDRIYVTCETQNCLPDAFQVLGKCTTGNKGLRIVDTGKMAVTVNKWGREGEIIKGVRIILDAKKTKKFPKLHAWYLNIEKVPHDEVILDILNAGEDVYSYEFVDIIVPKKSKKKIKFCEICNEPFVQKGDETICLSCQGSVVIT is encoded by the coding sequence ATGAATATTTCTGAAATGAGCAAAAGGGTTGGTATTAAGAAAGAGGATTTTGAAAAAGTTTTGGATTTTCATGGGTGTTTAAGTCCCGGCGTGCTTATAGGTATGCAGATGTTCAGTTTGGCAAAAAAAGTCCTTGATATTGATGAGAAAGATAGAATATATGTAACATGTGAAACACAAAATTGCCTTCCTGATGCCTTTCAAGTTCTTGGGAAATGCACAACAGGAAACAAGGGATTGAGAATTGTTGATACTGGAAAGATGGCAGTTACCGTAAATAAATGGGGAAGAGAAGGGGAGATTATAAAAGGGGTTAGAATAATCCTTGACGCTAAAAAAACAAAAAAATTCCCAAAACTCCATGCGTGGTATTTGAATATTGAAAAAGTTCCTCATGATGAGGTTATTTTAGATATCTTAAATGCTGGAGAGGATGTTTATTCTTATGAGTTTGTGGATATTATTGTTCCAAAAAAATCAAAGAAAAAAATAAAGTTTTGTGAGATTTGCAATGAGCCATTTGTTCAGAAGGGAGATGAAACTATCTGCCTATCCTGTCAAGGTAGTGTGGTGATAACATGA